In Carya illinoinensis cultivar Pawnee chromosome 9, C.illinoinensisPawnee_v1, whole genome shotgun sequence, the following are encoded in one genomic region:
- the LOC122276268 gene encoding protein SRG1-like isoform X2, giving the protein MEAEKTRFGSSLPVPCVQELAKDTPNAMPPRYLRPDQDPPFISNSTSFPQLPVIDMHLLFSPDFMDSELQKLHLASKEWGFFQLINHGVSSSLLEKVKSGIQELFNMDMEEKKKYWQGEGEVEGFGQGPVVSEEQKLDWGDRDNLEAYSTELKDLAMKILDQMAKALRMESSDMRCIFEKGMQSMRMNYYPPCPQPELAIGLNAHSDAVGLTILLQVNEMEGLQVRKDGMWIPVKPLPNAFIVNIGDILEIMTNGIYRSIEHRATVNSEKERLSIATFLSPRLEGDFGPMPGLLNSESPALFKRIRLADYLKGLFSRKLDGKSYLDAMRIQK; this is encoded by the exons ATGGAAGCTGAGAAAACGAGATTTGGGAGCTCTCTCCCAGTACCCTGTGTTCAGGAGCTGGCAAAGGACACGCCAAACGCAATGCCACCGCGCTATCTGCGGCCCGATCAAGACCCTCCCTTCATATCCAACTCCACATCTTTTCCACAACTCCCAGTCATCGACATGCATCTCCTATTTTCCCCAGATTTTATGGACTCTGAGTTGCAGAAATTGCATTTAGCAAGTAAAGAATGGGGTTTCTTCCAG TTAATAAATCATGGAGTGAGCAGTTCATTATTGGAGAAGGTGAAATCTGGCATTCAAGAACTATTTAATATGGAtatggaagagaaaaagaagtatTGGCAAGGAGAAGGAGAGGTCGAGGGCTTTGGACAGGGCCCTGTTGTTTCGGAGGAGCAAAAGCTGGACTGGGGTGACAG AGATAACTTAGAAGCATACTCAACAGAGCTGAAAGATTTGGCCATGAAAATCCTAGATCAAATGGCAAAAGCTCTGAGAATGGAAAGTAGTGACATGAGGTGCATATTTGAAAAAGGGATGCAGTCAATGAGGATGAACTACTATCCTCCATGTCCACAACCAGAGCTTGCCATTGGCTTAAACGCTCACTCCGATGCTGTAGGCCTGACAATCCTCCTCCAAGTCAATGAAATGGAAGGTCTCCAGGTTAGAAAAGATGGAATGTGGATCCCTGTCAAACCCCTTCCTAATGCTTTTATAGTCAACATTGGAGACATTTTGGAG ATTATGACGAATGGTATCTACCGTAGCATCGAGCATCGTGCGACTGTGAACTCAGAAAAGGAGAGGCTGTCGATAGCCACATTTTTAAGCCCAAGGCTGGAAGGAGATTTTGGTCCGATGCCAGGCCTTTTGAATTCAGAGTCACCGGCATTATTCAAAAGAATAAGACTTGCAGACTACTTGAAGGGTCTTTTCTCACGGAAACTCGATGGGAAGTCATACCTTGATGCTATGAGGATCCAGAAATGA
- the LOC122276268 gene encoding protein SRG1-like isoform X1: MEAEKTRFGSSLPVPCVQELAKDTPNAMPPRYLRPDQDPPFISNSTSFPQLPVIDMHLLFSPDFMDSELQKLHLASKEWGFFQLINHGVSSSLLEKVKSGIQELFNMDMEEKKKYWQGEGEVEGFGQGPVVSEEQKLDWGDRFGIFTLPTYLRKPHLLPRLPLPLRDNLEAYSTELKDLAMKILDQMAKALRMESSDMRCIFEKGMQSMRMNYYPPCPQPELAIGLNAHSDAVGLTILLQVNEMEGLQVRKDGMWIPVKPLPNAFIVNIGDILEIMTNGIYRSIEHRATVNSEKERLSIATFLSPRLEGDFGPMPGLLNSESPALFKRIRLADYLKGLFSRKLDGKSYLDAMRIQK, translated from the exons ATGGAAGCTGAGAAAACGAGATTTGGGAGCTCTCTCCCAGTACCCTGTGTTCAGGAGCTGGCAAAGGACACGCCAAACGCAATGCCACCGCGCTATCTGCGGCCCGATCAAGACCCTCCCTTCATATCCAACTCCACATCTTTTCCACAACTCCCAGTCATCGACATGCATCTCCTATTTTCCCCAGATTTTATGGACTCTGAGTTGCAGAAATTGCATTTAGCAAGTAAAGAATGGGGTTTCTTCCAG TTAATAAATCATGGAGTGAGCAGTTCATTATTGGAGAAGGTGAAATCTGGCATTCAAGAACTATTTAATATGGAtatggaagagaaaaagaagtatTGGCAAGGAGAAGGAGAGGTCGAGGGCTTTGGACAGGGCCCTGTTGTTTCGGAGGAGCAAAAGCTGGACTGGGGTGACAGGTTCGGCATTTTCACCCTTCCCACCTATTTGAGGAAGCCCCACTTGTTGCCTCGCCTTCCCCTACCACTCAG AGATAACTTAGAAGCATACTCAACAGAGCTGAAAGATTTGGCCATGAAAATCCTAGATCAAATGGCAAAAGCTCTGAGAATGGAAAGTAGTGACATGAGGTGCATATTTGAAAAAGGGATGCAGTCAATGAGGATGAACTACTATCCTCCATGTCCACAACCAGAGCTTGCCATTGGCTTAAACGCTCACTCCGATGCTGTAGGCCTGACAATCCTCCTCCAAGTCAATGAAATGGAAGGTCTCCAGGTTAGAAAAGATGGAATGTGGATCCCTGTCAAACCCCTTCCTAATGCTTTTATAGTCAACATTGGAGACATTTTGGAG ATTATGACGAATGGTATCTACCGTAGCATCGAGCATCGTGCGACTGTGAACTCAGAAAAGGAGAGGCTGTCGATAGCCACATTTTTAAGCCCAAGGCTGGAAGGAGATTTTGGTCCGATGCCAGGCCTTTTGAATTCAGAGTCACCGGCATTATTCAAAAGAATAAGACTTGCAGACTACTTGAAGGGTCTTTTCTCACGGAAACTCGATGGGAAGTCATACCTTGATGCTATGAGGATCCAGAAATGA